The Pseudomonadota bacterium genome contains a region encoding:
- a CDS encoding CDP-alcohol phosphatidyltransferase: MNTRRALAWCVHAYTGLGLAAAAMMVAAILRGGPDGFEAAFWWMLVACVIDGTDGFLARRLEVKTVLPQFDGRKLDDIVDFHTYTSIPLLLIWRAGLLPSGFEPCLLAPLLASAYGFCQTDAKTPDGYFLGFPSYWNIIALYLFWLHLGPWTALTICLVFAALTFVPVKYIYPTVGGPFSRLMLVGGAVYVLLLGALLLGLQWQRENLIWLSLSYPLAYLAASFIVTLSTPNDRTS; the protein is encoded by the coding sequence GTGAACACGCGACGTGCGCTGGCCTGGTGCGTCCACGCCTACACCGGGCTCGGCCTCGCCGCGGCCGCCATGATGGTGGCCGCCATCCTGCGGGGCGGCCCGGACGGGTTCGAAGCCGCATTCTGGTGGATGCTCGTGGCCTGCGTCATCGACGGCACCGACGGATTCCTTGCGCGACGCCTCGAGGTGAAGACGGTTCTGCCGCAGTTCGACGGCCGCAAGCTCGACGACATCGTCGACTTCCACACCTACACCTCGATCCCGCTGCTGCTCATCTGGCGGGCGGGCCTGCTCCCTTCGGGGTTCGAGCCCTGCCTGCTCGCCCCGCTGCTCGCCAGCGCCTACGGCTTCTGCCAGACCGACGCCAAGACGCCGGACGGCTACTTCCTCGGATTCCCGTCGTACTGGAACATCATCGCCCTGTACCTGTTCTGGCTGCACCTGGGCCCCTGGACCGCCCTGACCATCTGCCTGGTCTTCGCCGCCTTGACCTTCGTGCCCGTGAAGTACATCTATCCCACCGTCGGCGGGCCTTTCAGCCGCCTCATGCTCGTGGGCGGCGCCGTGTACGTGCTGCTGCTCGGCGCCCTGCTGCTGGGCCTGCAATGGCAGCGCGAGAACCTCATCTGGCTCTCGCTCTCCTACCCC
- a CDS encoding short-chain fatty acid transporter produces the protein MPEAPPSPGPSGTVESAAAAPPASAATNPLSRTGIALAEASERWFPDAFAFAVVGVGIVFGLAVTVEHKGVVEMASSFGKGFWNEKLIVFTMQMVLVIISGYAVATSPLVYRGITSLAARPRSSRGAVALVATFSMLSSAVSWSFSLIFSGLLARQIAARRDLRVDYRALGAAAFLGLGSIWALGLSSSAALLMSKPPDTLLPISGVIPLTATIGRVESLCMAAALMIVSLTVAVMSVPPDDQARDAEQMGVTITPLSIDIARPTRPGEWLEHVPLLTLVLCGIGFTYVASLVYARGLTSLLTLDTYILFLLLLGLLLHWRPRSFVKAVAKAMPASAGVIIQYPLYAGIMQMMLDSGLAHDLADVFVRVSTHDTFPVVVAIYSAMLGLFIPSAGGKWLVEAPYLLEAAKSMQVNMGWVVQVYNASEALPNLIHPFWMLPLLGILELEARDLVGYTSLQFVVHVPLVILMVWGFNQIIPYVPPMMGVLP, from the coding sequence ATGCCTGAAGCACCCCCCTCCCCAGGCCCGAGCGGCACCGTCGAGAGCGCGGCGGCAGCCCCCCCCGCAAGTGCTGCGACCAACCCGCTCTCCCGCACCGGGATCGCCCTGGCGGAAGCCTCGGAGCGCTGGTTCCCAGATGCCTTCGCGTTCGCGGTGGTAGGCGTGGGCATCGTGTTCGGCCTGGCCGTGACCGTCGAGCACAAGGGTGTGGTCGAGATGGCCTCGTCGTTCGGCAAGGGCTTCTGGAACGAGAAGCTCATCGTGTTCACGATGCAGATGGTGCTCGTGATCATCAGCGGCTATGCCGTCGCCACGTCGCCCCTCGTCTATCGCGGCATCACGTCGCTCGCCGCTCGCCCCCGCAGCAGCCGCGGCGCCGTGGCCCTCGTGGCCACGTTCAGCATGCTGTCGTCAGCGGTGTCGTGGAGCTTCAGCCTCATCTTCAGCGGTCTGCTCGCACGACAGATCGCGGCACGAAGAGACCTGCGCGTCGACTACCGTGCCCTGGGCGCGGCGGCCTTCCTCGGACTGGGGAGCATCTGGGCCCTGGGGCTCTCGTCATCGGCTGCGCTCCTGATGTCGAAGCCGCCCGACACCCTGCTGCCCATCAGCGGTGTCATTCCCCTCACCGCCACCATCGGACGCGTGGAGAGCCTGTGCATGGCCGCCGCGCTGATGATTGTCTCGCTCACCGTCGCGGTGATGTCGGTCCCCCCCGACGACCAGGCCCGGGACGCCGAGCAGATGGGCGTCACCATCACGCCGCTGTCCATCGACATCGCGCGCCCCACGCGCCCCGGGGAGTGGCTCGAGCACGTGCCGCTGCTCACCCTCGTGCTCTGCGGCATCGGCTTCACCTATGTGGCCAGCCTTGTGTACGCGCGAGGCCTGACCTCGCTGCTCACCCTCGACACCTACATCTTGTTTCTGCTGCTGCTCGGCCTGCTGCTGCACTGGCGCCCTCGCTCGTTCGTGAAGGCCGTGGCCAAGGCCATGCCCGCCTCGGCAGGGGTCATCATCCAGTATCCGCTCTACGCCGGCATCATGCAGATGATGCTCGACTCTGGGCTGGCCCACGATCTGGCCGATGTCTTCGTGCGGGTGAGCACGCATGACACGTTCCCCGTCGTGGTGGCGATCTACTCGGCCATGCTCGGCCTCTTCATCCCATCGGCGGGGGGCAAGTGGCTGGTGGAAGCCCCCTACCTGCTCGAAGCGGCGAAGTCGATGCAGGTGAACATGGGCTGGGTGGTGCAGGTGTACAACGCTTCCGAGGCGCTGCCCAACCTCATCCATCCCTTCTGGATGCTGCCGCTGCTCGGCATCCTCGAGCTCGAAGCACGTGACCTGGTGGGCTACACCTCGCTGCAGTTCGTGGTTCACGTTCCCCTTGTGATCCTGATGGTCTGGGGCTTCAACCAGATCATTCCCTACGTACCACCGATGATGGGAGTCTTGCCGTGA
- a CDS encoding aldose epimerase has product MGDAHDVTDETSGFEEITIGDSRDGFRIAPRRGGIVTALWLHGEPLLYLDRATFNDPGASVRGGIPVLFPICGPLREGRARLGEAEIALKQHGFARSLPWREVERGEHHITLALADSPETRASWPFAFEVRCTYRLTQGALRIEHAVENRSSAEMPFSFGFHPYFATPDKQALLFHIPARHAAENPFGEPQAFTGLEPAGNTIDLTFTDATEPRASFDDRATGRRITVSACPEYRYLVFWTLADRPFCCLEPWTARGDALNTGHDLMRLAPGETRALRMEISVDRIDA; this is encoded by the coding sequence ATGGGAGACGCGCACGACGTGACTGACGAAACCTCAGGCTTTGAAGAGATCACCATCGGAGACAGCCGTGACGGCTTTCGCATCGCCCCCCGACGAGGCGGCATCGTCACCGCCCTCTGGCTGCACGGTGAACCCTTGCTCTACCTCGACCGCGCCACATTCAACGATCCCGGCGCAAGCGTGCGTGGCGGCATCCCGGTGCTCTTCCCCATCTGCGGCCCTCTGCGTGAGGGGCGCGCCCGCCTGGGAGAGGCTGAGATCGCGCTCAAGCAGCACGGATTTGCGCGGTCGCTGCCGTGGCGCGAGGTCGAGCGCGGCGAGCACCACATCACCCTGGCGCTCGCTGACAGCCCCGAGACGCGAGCGTCGTGGCCCTTCGCCTTCGAGGTGCGCTGCACATACCGCCTGACGCAAGGCGCGCTGCGCATCGAGCACGCGGTCGAGAACCGCTCGAGCGCCGAGATGCCCTTCAGCTTCGGCTTCCACCCCTATTTCGCCACGCCGGACAAACAGGCGCTGCTGTTCCACATCCCCGCCCGCCATGCCGCCGAGAACCCGTTCGGCGAGCCACAGGCCTTCACGGGCCTGGAACCGGCAGGGAACACCATCGACCTCACCTTCACCGACGCCACCGAACCCCGGGCGTCGTTCGACGATCGCGCCACGGGACGTCGCATCACGGTGAGCGCGTGCCCCGAGTATCGCTATCTCGTCTTCTGGACCCTGGCCGACCGACCGTTCTGCTGCCTCGAGCCCTGGACGGCCCGTGGCGATGCCCTGAACACAGGCCACGACCTGATGCGACTGGCGCCAGGCGAGACGCGCGCGCTGCGCATGGAGATCAGCGTGGACCGCATCGATGCCTGA
- a CDS encoding acyltransferase encodes MARIVKGGLIQAATVKDPAVDSVQAIKDGMIEKHIKLIEEAASKGVQVLCLQELFYGPYFCAEQHIKWYDLVEQIPDGPTTKLMQELAKKHGMAIVVPIYEEEISGVYYNTAAVIDADGRYLGKYRKHHIPHCHPGFWEKFYFKPGNLGYPVFDTQFCKVGVYICYDRHFPEGARALGLNGAEIVFNPSATVAGLSEYLWKLEQPAHAVANAYFVGAINRVGTEKPWGIGEFYGQSYFCNPRGQLIAEGPRDKDAVIVADLDFDMIKEVRNVWQFYRDRRPESYQALAAYQL; translated from the coding sequence ATGGCACGAATCGTCAAGGGCGGTCTGATTCAGGCCGCCACGGTGAAAGACCCCGCGGTTGACTCGGTGCAGGCCATCAAGGACGGCATGATCGAGAAGCACATCAAGCTCATCGAAGAGGCGGCCAGCAAAGGCGTCCAGGTGCTGTGCCTGCAAGAGCTGTTCTACGGCCCCTACTTCTGCGCCGAGCAGCACATCAAGTGGTACGATCTGGTCGAGCAGATCCCGGACGGCCCCACCACGAAGCTCATGCAAGAGCTCGCCAAGAAGCACGGCATGGCCATCGTGGTGCCCATCTACGAAGAAGAGATCTCCGGCGTCTACTACAACACCGCCGCGGTCATCGATGCCGACGGTCGCTACCTCGGCAAGTACCGCAAGCACCACATCCCCCACTGTCACCCCGGCTTCTGGGAGAAGTTCTACTTCAAGCCCGGCAACCTCGGCTACCCGGTGTTCGACACCCAGTTCTGCAAGGTGGGCGTGTACATCTGCTACGACCGCCACTTCCCCGAGGGCGCGCGCGCCCTGGGCCTCAACGGCGCCGAGATCGTGTTCAACCCCTCGGCCACGGTGGCCGGCCTGTCAGAGTACCTGTGGAAGCTCGAGCAGCCCGCCCACGCGGTGGCCAACGCCTACTTCGTGGGGGCCATCAACCGTGTCGGCACCGAGAAGCCCTGGGGCATCGGCGAGTTCTACGGCCAGTCTTACTTCTGCAACCCCCGCGGCCAGCTCATCGCCGAAGGCCCCCGCGACAAGGATGCGGTCATCGTGGCCGACCTCGACTTCGACATGATCAAAGAGGTTCGCAACGTCTGGCAGTTCTACCGCGACCGCCGTCCAGAGTCGTACCAGGCGCTCGCAGCCTACCAGCTCTGA
- a CDS encoding ATP-dependent RecD-like DNA helicase: protein MMSLFPDAELAAASETAPGEVEGVVDRVVFHDATKPFTIVRVMLRSGQMTSVVGPIDLPRLATCYRFVGEWTTHRDYGRQLKACWYEEVLPNSTAGVEKYLASGLVRGLGKGLARRIARHFGAEALNVIDAEPERLLEIPRLSEEVRARLVRALEERRATRRVMTWLASHDVPMHVAGKIMRVYGARTIEVVQKSPYRMAEEVFGVSFKTADMVARRLGVAADDPFRLRAGVQYALKSAEDEGHMFLPREVLDKKAAELLESSPEALAAPIESASLAGRVIIDDDRVYLRRCYNLETRISEQLAARLETSGREAPDEGRLAEIERSLGGIELAALQRECLRRSLEAGVFIMTGGPGTGKTTTVRSILAWCEMQGLKAELAAPTGRASRRLSEASGADARTLHRLLEYVPAEHAFMRDSTRPLEADVVIVDEASMIDAWLFAALLDALRPETHLVLVGDVDQLPSVGAGCVLRDLIASERLPVVFLNEIFRQGEGSWIIRNSHRINRGELPEKAPRPEESDFFFIERDTPEEVADLILSLCSTRLPGHYGFNPVTDVQVISPMYKGEAGVLSLNAALQAKLNPPVVDGAPEVSVSNGKARTGDKVMQMRNNYDKGVFNGDMGIIEAIDAESRSLIFRLLGPASDPVTYTFDEAGELSLAYACSVHKSQGSEFQAAVVPVTTQHYVMLQRNLLYTAVTRARRLVVLVGSRRALRVAVENDKVEKRYTWLAERLKEIAAG, encoded by the coding sequence ATGATGTCGCTGTTCCCGGATGCCGAGCTTGCCGCCGCCTCCGAGACCGCCCCCGGCGAGGTGGAGGGGGTGGTCGATCGGGTCGTGTTCCACGATGCCACCAAGCCGTTCACCATCGTGCGGGTGATGCTGCGCAGCGGTCAGATGACCTCGGTGGTGGGCCCCATCGATCTGCCTCGCCTGGCCACGTGCTATCGCTTCGTGGGCGAGTGGACCACCCATCGCGACTACGGCCGACAGCTCAAGGCCTGCTGGTACGAAGAGGTTCTCCCTAATTCGACCGCGGGGGTCGAGAAGTACCTGGCCTCTGGCCTGGTGAGGGGTTTGGGGAAGGGGCTGGCCAGGCGCATCGCCCGACACTTCGGGGCCGAAGCCCTCAATGTCATCGATGCCGAGCCGGAGCGGCTGCTCGAGATCCCCCGCCTCAGCGAGGAGGTGCGCGCGCGACTGGTGCGCGCGCTCGAGGAGCGCCGGGCCACGCGCCGCGTGATGACGTGGCTGGCCTCGCACGACGTGCCGATGCACGTGGCCGGCAAGATCATGCGGGTGTACGGCGCGCGCACCATCGAGGTGGTGCAGAAGTCGCCCTACCGCATGGCCGAAGAGGTCTTCGGGGTGAGCTTCAAGACCGCCGACATGGTGGCCCGCCGACTCGGCGTCGCCGCCGACGACCCGTTCCGGTTGCGGGCGGGCGTGCAGTACGCCCTCAAGTCGGCGGAAGATGAGGGGCACATGTTCCTGCCGCGCGAGGTGCTCGACAAGAAGGCGGCCGAGCTGCTCGAGTCGTCGCCCGAGGCGCTGGCGGCCCCCATCGAGAGCGCTTCGCTGGCGGGGCGGGTGATCATCGACGATGATCGCGTCTACCTGCGTCGATGCTACAATCTCGAGACCCGCATCAGCGAGCAGCTGGCCGCGCGTCTCGAGACCTCGGGCCGCGAGGCACCAGACGAGGGGCGCCTGGCCGAGATCGAGCGCAGCCTCGGGGGCATCGAGCTCGCGGCGCTGCAGCGCGAGTGCCTTCGCCGCTCTCTCGAGGCTGGGGTCTTCATCATGACCGGCGGCCCGGGTACGGGAAAGACCACGACGGTGCGCAGCATTCTCGCGTGGTGTGAGATGCAGGGCCTGAAGGCCGAGCTGGCCGCGCCCACGGGGCGCGCGTCGCGACGGCTCTCAGAGGCCAGCGGCGCCGACGCGCGCACCCTGCACCGCCTGCTCGAGTACGTGCCCGCCGAGCACGCCTTCATGCGCGATTCGACGCGTCCGCTCGAGGCCGACGTGGTCATCGTCGACGAGGCGTCGATGATCGATGCGTGGCTCTTCGCCGCGCTGCTCGACGCGCTCCGGCCCGAGACGCACCTGGTGCTTGTGGGCGACGTCGACCAGCTGCCGTCGGTGGGCGCGGGGTGCGTGCTGCGCGATCTCATCGCCTCAGAGCGCCTTCCGGTGGTCTTCCTCAACGAGATCTTCCGCCAGGGCGAGGGCAGCTGGATCATTCGCAACTCGCACCGCATCAACCGCGGCGAGCTGCCAGAGAAGGCGCCCAGGCCCGAAGAGTCTGACTTCTTCTTCATCGAGCGCGACACGCCGGAAGAGGTGGCCGATCTCATCTTGTCGCTCTGCTCCACCCGCCTCCCCGGTCACTACGGGTTCAACCCGGTCACCGACGTGCAGGTGATCTCGCCCATGTACAAAGGCGAGGCCGGGGTGCTCAGCCTCAACGCCGCGCTGCAGGCGAAGCTCAATCCTCCGGTGGTCGATGGGGCGCCCGAGGTGTCGGTGTCGAACGGCAAGGCGCGCACGGGTGACAAGGTCATGCAGATGCGCAACAACTACGACAAGGGCGTCTTCAACGGCGACATGGGCATCATCGAGGCCATCGACGCCGAGAGCCGCAGCCTGATCTTTCGCCTGCTCGGTCCGGCATCCGATCCCGTGACGTACACCTTCGATGAGGCCGGCGAGCTCTCGCTGGCCTACGCCTGCAGCGTGCACAAGAGCCAGGGAAGCGAGTTCCAGGCGGCGGTGGTGCCGGTCACCACCCAGCACTACGTGATGCTGCAGCGCAACCTGCTCTACACGGCCGTGACGCGTGCCCGTCGCCTGGTGGTGCTCGTGGGTTCGCGCCGCGCCCTGCGCGTGGCCGTCGAGAACGACAAGGTCGAGAAGCGCTACACGTGGCTTGCCGAGCGCCTGAAGGAGATTGCCGCGGGGTAG
- a CDS encoding DUF59 domain-containing protein has translation MVTEEKVLEALKQVYDPELPVNIVDLGLIYGVEIKEAGNVNVTMTLTTPGCGMGTFIAADAKARVEEVEGVSEANVDITFEPAWEPSRMSDEAARLLGAND, from the coding sequence ATGGTCACTGAAGAGAAGGTTCTCGAAGCGCTCAAGCAGGTCTATGATCCCGAGCTTCCGGTCAACATCGTCGATCTCGGGCTCATCTATGGGGTCGAGATCAAAGAGGCCGGCAACGTCAACGTCACCATGACGCTCACCACGCCCGGTTGCGGCATGGGCACGTTCATCGCCGCCGACGCCAAGGCCCGTGTCGAAGAGGTCGAGGGCGTGAGCGAGGCCAACGTCGACATCACGTTCGAGCCGGCGTGGGAGCCTTCGCGCATGTCTGACGAGGCCGCCCGTCTGCTGGGCGCGAACGACTGA